A genome region from Polyodon spathula isolate WHYD16114869_AA chromosome 19, ASM1765450v1, whole genome shotgun sequence includes the following:
- the LOC121295055 gene encoding rhombotin-1 isoform X1 — protein MGVKELQLCRPVVNFPFFVTGVPMLSVQPKGKQKGCAGCNRKIKDRYLLKALDKYWHEDCLKCACCDCRLGEVGSTLYTKANLILCRRDYLRLFGTTGNCAACSKLIPAFEMVMRARDNVYHLDCFACQLCNQRFCVGDKFFLKNNMILCQMDYEEGQLNGSFETQVQ, from the exons ATGGGGGTTAAGGAGTTGCAGTTATGCAGACCAGTAGTTAATTTTCCCTTCTTTGTTACAGGTGTGCCAATGCTCTCTGTACAGCCCAAAGGGAAACAGAAGGGGTGTGCTGGCTGCAACAGGAAGATCAAGGACCGCTACTTGCTCAAGGCCCTTGACAAATACTGGCATGAGGACTGTCTAAAATGTGCTTGTTGTGACTGCCGTCTTGGAGAGGTCGGGTCCACCCTGTATACGAAAGCAAACCTTATCTTGTGTCGCAGAGATTACTTGAG GCTCTTTGGTACTACTGGGAACTGTGCAGCCTGTAGTAAGCTGATACCAGCCTTTGAAATGGTGATGAGAGCCAGAGATAACGTTTACCATTTGGACTGTTTTGCCTGTCAGCTTTGTAACCAGAG GTTTTGTGTAGGAGACAAATTCTTCCTAAAGAACAACATGATCCTTTGTCAGATGGACTATGAGGAGGGGCAACTGAATGGAAGCTTCGAAACGCAAGTTCAGTAG
- the LOC121295055 gene encoding rhombotin-1 isoform X2: MVLDKEEGVPMLSVQPKGKQKGCAGCNRKIKDRYLLKALDKYWHEDCLKCACCDCRLGEVGSTLYTKANLILCRRDYLRLFGTTGNCAACSKLIPAFEMVMRARDNVYHLDCFACQLCNQRFCVGDKFFLKNNMILCQMDYEEGQLNGSFETQVQ, encoded by the exons ATGGTGCTGGACAAGGAGGAAG GTGTGCCAATGCTCTCTGTACAGCCCAAAGGGAAACAGAAGGGGTGTGCTGGCTGCAACAGGAAGATCAAGGACCGCTACTTGCTCAAGGCCCTTGACAAATACTGGCATGAGGACTGTCTAAAATGTGCTTGTTGTGACTGCCGTCTTGGAGAGGTCGGGTCCACCCTGTATACGAAAGCAAACCTTATCTTGTGTCGCAGAGATTACTTGAG GCTCTTTGGTACTACTGGGAACTGTGCAGCCTGTAGTAAGCTGATACCAGCCTTTGAAATGGTGATGAGAGCCAGAGATAACGTTTACCATTTGGACTGTTTTGCCTGTCAGCTTTGTAACCAGAG GTTTTGTGTAGGAGACAAATTCTTCCTAAAGAACAACATGATCCTTTGTCAGATGGACTATGAGGAGGGGCAACTGAATGGAAGCTTCGAAACGCAAGTTCAGTAG